A section of the Microbacterium forte genome encodes:
- a CDS encoding ComEA family DNA-binding protein, whose protein sequence is MPESPSASTPPRRLRLGVGAAIVLALVVLSAAVGLGLMRGQAAPTESVPLSSGGERTAGSSGELYVHVLGAVANPGLYVLDLDARLVDAVAAAGGTTEDADLAAINLARVLSDGEQIIVPVVGAAAADTGGSTPGDDRVDLNTADQAALETLPRIGPALAERIIAWREENGRFASVDDLLAVPGIGEKLLAGIRDGVRV, encoded by the coding sequence ATGCCCGAGTCCCCGTCTGCGTCGACACCCCCGCGACGGCTGAGGCTGGGCGTCGGCGCAGCGATCGTGCTTGCGCTCGTCGTGCTCTCGGCCGCAGTCGGGCTCGGGTTGATGCGGGGCCAGGCCGCACCCACGGAGTCCGTGCCGCTGTCGAGCGGAGGTGAGAGGACCGCAGGCTCATCGGGCGAGCTGTACGTCCATGTGCTCGGAGCCGTCGCGAATCCTGGGCTCTACGTCCTCGACCTCGATGCGCGGTTGGTCGACGCGGTGGCTGCTGCCGGGGGAACGACCGAAGACGCCGACCTTGCCGCGATCAATCTCGCCCGCGTGCTCTCGGACGGCGAGCAGATCATCGTGCCGGTGGTCGGAGCAGCTGCTGCAGACACAGGAGGATCCACGCCTGGCGATGACCGAGTCGATCTCAACACGGCTGATCAGGCAGCGCTCGAGACTCTGCCGCGTATCGGTCCTGCGCTGGCGGAGCGCATCATCGCGTGGCGAGAGGAGAACGGGCGGTTCGCCTCGGTCGATGATCTGCTCGCCGTGCCGGGCATCGGAGAGAAGCTGCTCGCCGGCATCCGTGACGGGGTGCGCGTGTGA
- a CDS encoding FAD-dependent oxidoreductase, with product MHDVIVIGAGLAGLRCAGLLSTRRLDVVVLDAADAVGGRQRTDIIDGFRLDRGFQVLNPAYPALRRSVDLDALALGTFPVGVGVRTADGMAELRHPLRHPLSIGTSLRSGLVNGRDAVALARWAAPALVRPLSRLARNDVRVREGWDAVGLRGPLRTAVLEPFLAGVLAESQFETSNAFARLLVRYFALGRPGLPAQGIAAVPEQLAARARTAGADIRLDSRAERISAPGDGVRVALADGDSVGAARVVVAVGPDDVAGLTGLLAPVTNGLQTWWFAAAEPPTGSALLTVDGRRDRGPVVNTVVMTHTVPSYAPAGRHLIAATCLLPRGGDPAEEHEVRRHLSEIWGADTSTWELIRRDDIEDALPAQPAPLGAARPPRYAERLYVAGDHRDTASIQGALASGERAARAVLSDAGYSGSTAALHG from the coding sequence ATGCATGATGTGATCGTGATCGGCGCAGGACTCGCGGGGCTCCGATGCGCCGGGCTGCTCTCCACACGGCGACTCGATGTCGTCGTCCTCGACGCCGCGGATGCTGTGGGGGGACGCCAGCGCACCGACATCATCGACGGGTTCCGGCTGGATCGCGGCTTCCAGGTGCTCAATCCGGCCTACCCGGCGCTCCGCCGCAGCGTCGATCTCGACGCGCTCGCGCTGGGGACCTTCCCGGTCGGTGTGGGGGTGCGAACCGCGGATGGGATGGCCGAGCTGCGGCATCCGTTGCGGCACCCGCTGTCGATCGGCACGTCGTTGCGCAGCGGCCTGGTGAACGGTCGGGATGCCGTCGCGCTGGCACGCTGGGCCGCGCCGGCTCTGGTGCGTCCGCTCTCTCGGCTCGCCCGGAACGATGTCAGGGTGCGCGAGGGCTGGGATGCCGTGGGGCTCCGCGGCCCGCTCCGCACCGCCGTGCTCGAGCCGTTCCTCGCCGGGGTCCTGGCGGAGAGCCAGTTCGAGACGTCGAACGCGTTCGCCCGGCTGCTCGTGCGGTACTTCGCGCTCGGCCGCCCTGGCCTGCCCGCACAAGGGATAGCTGCGGTCCCGGAGCAGCTCGCCGCCCGCGCACGCACGGCGGGCGCCGACATCCGTCTGGATTCCCGTGCGGAGCGGATATCGGCGCCCGGCGATGGCGTCCGGGTCGCACTGGCCGACGGCGACTCCGTCGGAGCCGCTCGGGTGGTCGTCGCGGTCGGTCCCGACGACGTCGCCGGTCTCACCGGACTTCTCGCTCCCGTCACGAACGGCCTGCAGACATGGTGGTTCGCCGCCGCCGAACCACCGACCGGGTCCGCGTTGCTCACCGTCGATGGACGCCGAGACCGCGGCCCCGTCGTCAACACCGTCGTGATGACGCACACAGTGCCCTCGTACGCGCCGGCCGGACGCCACCTCATCGCCGCGACATGCCTGCTGCCACGCGGCGGCGATCCGGCCGAAGAGCACGAAGTCCGCCGCCACCTGAGTGAGATCTGGGGTGCAGACACCAGCACATGGGAGTTGATACGGCGCGACGACATCGAAGACGCGCTCCCGGCCCAACCGGCACCCCTCGGAGCAGCGCGACCGCCGCGCTACGCCGAGCGCCTGTACGTCGCAGGGGACCATCGAGACACCGCGTCGATTCAAGGCGCCCTCGCGTCTGGCGAGCGTGCCGCGCGTGCGGTGCTGTCTGACGCGGGGTATTCGGGGAGCACCGCTGCGCTTCACGGCTGA
- a CDS encoding D-alanyl-D-alanine carboxypeptidase family protein, with product MTAPEQPVDGLSDFAELMAHEQEFSGDRIDPAVRRRRRRRGLIITAVCLVALLAVTGGYVGWALTAPVNPPAVTTRAPQVPVGEAAAIATHTAAASAISIAGADAYLGEGASGTWSATGTGEPLPIASITKLITALVILDAAPLTSADDAGPTITFGKADHDLYDVYYVQGATIAPMPTGTSMSLHDALAVMLIPSASNYAEALSSQIFGSQNAFLAATRDWLAAHGLSGTTVAEPTGISPRNTSTPADLLAIAKLAAAHPAIAKIVATSSVSIPGAGPLHNTNDLLGTAGITGLKTGNLGEGTHNLLYTATLDVGAADPLAVTGVVLGGSSHAAVNATVIAELESIRSGFHQVPVATEGQEVGSISTPWGSAAKMVIAESASIFTWSDTPIELTMDIDTPPTYRDGTVVGSVTWTAGPNTVTAPVEIAGSIDQPTEWWRLTHPSELGSLMDAGD from the coding sequence ATGACGGCACCCGAGCAGCCGGTGGATGGGCTGTCCGATTTCGCGGAGCTCATGGCGCACGAGCAGGAGTTCAGCGGCGATCGGATCGACCCGGCGGTGCGCAGAAGACGCAGACGACGAGGGCTCATCATCACCGCTGTCTGCCTCGTCGCGCTGCTGGCCGTGACCGGAGGCTACGTCGGGTGGGCACTCACTGCGCCGGTGAATCCGCCGGCGGTGACCACTCGCGCACCGCAGGTCCCGGTCGGGGAGGCTGCTGCCATCGCCACGCATACGGCCGCGGCGTCGGCGATCAGCATCGCCGGCGCCGATGCCTATCTGGGCGAGGGGGCAAGCGGGACCTGGTCGGCGACAGGGACGGGCGAACCGCTTCCGATCGCGAGCATCACCAAGCTCATCACCGCCCTGGTCATCCTCGACGCGGCGCCGCTCACCTCGGCGGATGACGCAGGGCCCACCATCACGTTCGGCAAGGCAGACCACGATCTCTACGACGTGTACTACGTGCAGGGAGCGACCATCGCTCCGATGCCCACCGGCACCTCGATGTCGCTGCACGATGCCCTGGCCGTCATGCTCATCCCCTCGGCGAGCAACTACGCCGAGGCGCTGTCATCGCAGATCTTCGGCTCGCAGAACGCGTTCCTCGCCGCGACGCGCGACTGGCTCGCAGCGCACGGACTCTCTGGAACGACGGTCGCGGAGCCCACGGGCATCAGTCCACGCAACACGAGCACGCCCGCCGACCTGCTGGCCATCGCGAAGCTCGCTGCCGCGCATCCGGCGATCGCGAAGATCGTCGCGACATCGTCGGTCTCGATCCCCGGCGCCGGTCCGCTGCACAACACCAACGATCTCCTCGGCACCGCGGGGATCACGGGTCTGAAGACCGGGAACCTGGGCGAGGGCACGCACAACCTGCTGTACACGGCGACACTCGACGTGGGCGCGGCCGATCCGCTGGCGGTCACCGGCGTCGTCCTCGGGGGATCATCGCACGCAGCGGTGAACGCCACGGTGATCGCCGAGCTCGAGAGCATCCGCTCCGGCTTCCACCAGGTGCCCGTCGCGACCGAGGGCCAGGAGGTCGGATCGATCTCGACGCCCTGGGGGTCTGCCGCCAAGATGGTCATCGCCGAAAGCGCGTCGATCTTCACCTGGTCGGACACGCCGATCGAGCTGACGATGGACATCGACACCCCGCCCACGTACCGCGACGGCACGGTCGTGGGCAGTGTCACCTGGACAGCCGGACCGAATACCGTCACCGCTCCCGTGGAGATCGCGGGGAGCATCGACCAGCCCACCGAGTGGTGGCGGCTCACCCACCCGTCCGAGCTCGGCTCCCTGATGGATGCCGGGGACTGA
- a CDS encoding ComEC/Rec2 family competence protein, which produces MLPIAVAVWTVALLCVFVPAAAGWCALGSGCGAIVVLGIVLKLREHAASRAGLIVVLLAAAAAVSIAVMTAMPARDSAASWDGRVVEATGEVTSSASVGRDGRLWMEVQLTGIGSPGSARGASAPVRVGIDPADGFDLGATIRVKGEAAATDPGERAALVVFASTASVEVAASGAFAVAADARSAFIERSTRLPEPGAGLLPGLAVGDTRAVSTELNDDMRTSGLSHLTAVSGANCAIVVGAVFWLAALCGAGRATRVIAAAIALAGFVVLVTPEPSVIRAAVMAGVAMLSLMLGRPSAGAGMLALSASGILIADPWLASTAGFALSVAASGALIMLSPSLTRGFARWMPQPLALAIAVPTAAQLVCGPVIALFAEQQSLVGLAANLLAAPAAPIATIIGLLACLAAPLPLLADLLAASAWLPAAWIAHTAGITARLPYAQVAVVPGIASAALVSIVSAAVGVILTGAYRTVPLVRGASASVIAVMLALGGAHVALNGPLASATSPDGWSIAACDVGQGDALLVRSDSRIALIDTGPEPEPLAACLRSLGIEHIDLLVLTHFDLDHVGGVDAVQGRVGAVLHGPPGESGDERMLQRLADGGAAVTLATAGTQGELGTASWQVLWPQRGSEVFPPGNDQSVVLEVEGGGVPRALFLGDLSAEAQRMLVRTAHLRGSYAVVKVAHHGSADQDFALYQDLRPVVALFSAGIDNDYGHPRAESLASLEAAGARVLRTDQEGRLLVGLDGDELQLWTERQPP; this is translated from the coding sequence ATGCTGCCCATCGCGGTGGCTGTGTGGACGGTCGCGCTCCTCTGCGTGTTCGTCCCTGCTGCGGCAGGATGGTGCGCGCTGGGGAGCGGATGCGGCGCGATCGTGGTGCTGGGAATCGTGCTGAAGCTCCGGGAACATGCTGCGTCGAGGGCAGGACTGATCGTGGTGCTCCTTGCCGCCGCTGCGGCCGTCTCCATCGCAGTCATGACCGCGATGCCGGCTCGCGACAGCGCCGCGTCTTGGGATGGGCGGGTGGTCGAGGCGACGGGGGAGGTCACGTCGTCGGCATCGGTGGGTCGGGACGGGCGATTGTGGATGGAGGTGCAGCTCACGGGCATCGGGTCACCGGGGTCGGCGCGTGGGGCATCGGCGCCGGTGCGGGTCGGCATCGATCCGGCCGACGGGTTCGATCTCGGTGCGACGATTCGGGTGAAGGGTGAGGCAGCGGCGACGGATCCGGGGGAGAGGGCGGCGCTCGTGGTGTTCGCGAGCACCGCGTCGGTCGAGGTTGCGGCGTCGGGCGCGTTCGCGGTGGCGGCCGATGCCCGGAGCGCCTTCATCGAGCGGTCCACACGTCTCCCTGAACCGGGAGCAGGCCTGCTGCCGGGACTCGCCGTGGGCGACACCCGGGCGGTCTCGACCGAGCTGAACGACGACATGCGCACGAGCGGGCTGAGTCATTTGACGGCGGTCTCCGGAGCGAACTGCGCGATCGTCGTCGGGGCCGTCTTCTGGCTGGCCGCGCTGTGCGGGGCCGGACGTGCGACCCGGGTCATCGCAGCCGCCATCGCGCTCGCGGGATTCGTCGTGCTCGTGACACCGGAACCCAGCGTGATCAGGGCGGCGGTCATGGCCGGCGTCGCGATGCTGTCATTGATGCTCGGTCGGCCGAGCGCGGGGGCCGGAATGCTGGCGCTCAGCGCGAGCGGCATCCTCATCGCCGACCCGTGGCTGGCCTCCACTGCGGGGTTCGCACTGTCGGTTGCCGCATCGGGGGCGCTGATCATGCTCTCGCCGTCGCTCACCCGAGGGTTCGCACGGTGGATGCCGCAGCCTCTCGCTCTCGCGATCGCCGTGCCGACGGCAGCGCAGCTGGTGTGCGGTCCCGTCATCGCCCTGTTCGCCGAGCAGCAGTCGCTCGTCGGTCTGGCGGCCAACCTGCTGGCCGCGCCCGCAGCACCCATCGCCACGATCATCGGTCTGCTCGCATGCCTCGCGGCACCGCTGCCGCTGCTCGCAGATCTTCTGGCCGCCTCCGCGTGGTTGCCGGCCGCCTGGATCGCGCACACGGCAGGCATCACCGCGCGACTTCCGTACGCGCAGGTCGCGGTGGTTCCCGGCATAGCGAGTGCAGCGCTCGTCAGCATCGTGAGCGCGGCGGTCGGGGTGATTCTGACCGGCGCATACCGCACTGTCCCGCTCGTCAGAGGCGCTTCAGCATCCGTCATCGCAGTGATGCTCGCTCTGGGCGGCGCCCACGTCGCCCTGAATGGGCCGCTCGCCAGCGCCACCAGCCCGGATGGCTGGTCGATCGCCGCCTGCGACGTCGGCCAGGGTGATGCGCTGCTCGTCAGGTCGGACAGCCGGATCGCGCTGATCGACACGGGCCCGGAGCCCGAACCCCTGGCAGCGTGCCTGCGCAGTCTCGGCATCGAGCACATCGACCTGCTCGTCCTCACACACTTCGACCTCGATCACGTGGGCGGCGTCGACGCCGTGCAGGGGAGAGTCGGGGCGGTGCTGCACGGACCACCGGGGGAGAGCGGCGATGAGCGGATGCTGCAGCGGTTGGCTGACGGCGGCGCGGCGGTCACCCTCGCGACGGCGGGGACGCAGGGCGAGCTGGGCACCGCATCGTGGCAGGTGCTGTGGCCGCAGCGCGGATCCGAGGTGTTCCCGCCAGGAAACGATCAGAGCGTGGTCCTCGAGGTCGAAGGCGGCGGTGTGCCGCGGGCTCTCTTCCTCGGTGACCTGTCGGCAGAGGCTCAGCGGATGCTGGTGCGCACGGCGCATCTCAGGGGCAGCTACGCCGTGGTCAAGGTGGCGCACCACGGCAGCGCCGACCAGGACTTCGCGCTCTATCAAGACCTGCGTCCGGTCGTCGCCCTGTTCAGCGCCGGCATCGACAACGACTACGGGCATCCGCGCGCAGAGTCGCTCGCGTCCCTCGAGGCGGCGGGAGCGCGCGTGCTGCGCACCGACCAGGAGGGCCGACTCCTCGTCGGTCTCGACGGGGACGAGCTGCAGCTCTGGACGGAGAGGCAGCCGCCCTGA
- the holA gene encoding DNA polymerase III subunit delta, with product MAASRTPSRGGAKAAKIAQVSWREPRPAPVVLVFGPEEVCAERAIAGVRDYLRTEDPALEVTDVRADDYAPGTLLSLTSPSLFGEPRLVRVSGVEKCSDAFLQEAVSYLDHPQEGATVILRHTGASVRGKKLLDAVRAGTGDGIEIPCPAVKRDSDRVDFAAGEFKAAKKRIAPPALRALVSAFADDLTELAAACQQLIVDVEGDITEDVVTKYYGGRVEVSAFVVADTAIAGRYGEALVALRHALASGADPVPMVAAFAMKLRTMARVAGNREPSRQLAQRLGMKDWQVDRARRDLAGWNERSLGMAIQATARADAEVKGAARDPIFALERMLTVIATRQPFGE from the coding sequence ATGGCTGCTTCTCGTACCCCCTCCCGCGGCGGAGCGAAGGCAGCCAAGATCGCGCAGGTCTCCTGGCGCGAGCCGCGCCCCGCTCCCGTGGTGCTCGTGTTCGGCCCCGAAGAGGTCTGCGCAGAGCGTGCGATCGCCGGGGTCCGCGATTACCTCCGCACCGAAGACCCTGCGCTCGAGGTGACCGATGTCCGCGCTGACGACTACGCGCCCGGCACCCTCCTCTCGTTGACGTCGCCGTCGCTGTTCGGCGAGCCCCGTCTCGTGCGCGTGTCGGGTGTCGAGAAGTGTTCGGATGCCTTCCTGCAGGAGGCTGTCTCCTACCTGGATCACCCCCAGGAGGGAGCGACGGTCATCCTCCGGCACACGGGCGCGAGCGTTCGAGGCAAGAAGCTGCTCGACGCTGTGCGCGCCGGCACGGGCGACGGCATCGAGATCCCGTGCCCCGCGGTCAAGCGCGACAGCGATCGCGTCGACTTCGCCGCAGGGGAGTTCAAGGCGGCCAAGAAGCGGATCGCACCGCCCGCGCTGCGGGCCCTGGTCTCGGCGTTCGCCGATGACCTCACTGAGCTTGCGGCGGCATGCCAGCAATTGATCGTCGACGTCGAGGGCGACATCACTGAGGACGTCGTCACGAAGTACTACGGCGGGCGCGTCGAGGTGTCGGCCTTCGTCGTCGCCGACACGGCGATCGCCGGACGCTACGGCGAAGCCCTGGTCGCGCTGCGCCATGCGCTCGCATCTGGCGCCGACCCGGTGCCGATGGTCGCCGCCTTCGCGATGAAGCTGCGTACGATGGCACGCGTCGCCGGCAACCGCGAACCCAGCCGTCAGCTCGCCCAGCGGCTCGGCATGAAGGACTGGCAGGTCGACCGCGCGCGGCGCGACCTCGCCGGGTGGAACGAGCGATCACTCGGCATGGCCATCCAGGCGACGGCGCGCGCCGATGCCGAGGTCAAAGGCGCGGCGCGCGACCCGATCTTCGCGCTGGAGCGCATGCTCACCGTCATCGCGACACGTCAGCCGTTCGGCGAGTGA
- the rpsT gene encoding 30S ribosomal protein S20: MANIKSQIKRNKTNDKAHERNKAVKSELKTHIRATRAAVISGDKAAAEKALKAASRKLDKAVSKGVIHQNQAANRKSSIAKQVSAL; encoded by the coding sequence GTGGCAAACATCAAGTCGCAGATCAAGCGCAACAAGACCAACGACAAGGCTCACGAGCGCAACAAGGCCGTGAAGAGCGAGCTGAAGACGCACATCCGCGCGACGCGCGCTGCTGTCATCTCCGGTGACAAGGCTGCAGCCGAGAAGGCTCTGAAGGCAGCCTCCCGCAAGCTCGACAAGGCCGTCAGCAAGGGTGTCATCCACCAGAACCAGGCTGCGAACCGCAAGTCCTCCATCGCCAAGCAGGTCTCCGCTCTCTGA
- a CDS encoding MFS transporter, whose translation MSPAVPAVSPMPSFRRVGPRWMTVFTLAWLAIWTVQLTPVQLLLPLQLDTAEDDWISGVISSGFVLGIGGLAGIVAGPVAGALSDRARVGRRRRRPWAIGGVLVTAVFLIVTGFSEGPWAVGAAWVGVSIGVSVSSAAFTALIADQLPTTQRGAAAAAVGSSQAVGIVLGVGLVVLLGLGIRDGYLLLAAVIAAVGTAAALLLPDPPALVRTQPGKSDRRLLASLRDRDFAWMLSGRLVTNIGNALGTALFLFFLLHGLHQETTVAQDNLLLLIVVYTLFVVLASVFTGVLSDRTGNRRTLTILATFVQAASGIVIALVPTFEATMFAAALMGLGYGAFSTVGLAFAADLLPDEKDHARDLGIVYVTAALGQLIGPVLGAGLVALVGGFWLVFVVAAVLSLVGGGLTALARQPARDPLPQP comes from the coding sequence ATGAGCCCCGCCGTCCCCGCTGTCTCGCCGATGCCCAGCTTCCGCAGGGTCGGGCCGCGATGGATGACCGTGTTCACCCTCGCCTGGCTGGCCATCTGGACCGTGCAGCTCACGCCCGTTCAGCTTCTGCTGCCACTCCAACTCGACACCGCGGAGGACGACTGGATCAGCGGCGTCATCTCCTCGGGGTTCGTGCTCGGCATCGGCGGTCTCGCCGGCATCGTCGCAGGCCCGGTGGCCGGCGCTCTGTCAGACCGAGCACGAGTCGGACGCCGACGCCGGCGCCCCTGGGCGATCGGGGGCGTGCTCGTCACCGCGGTCTTCCTCATCGTCACCGGCTTCAGCGAAGGTCCCTGGGCCGTGGGCGCCGCGTGGGTCGGGGTGTCTATCGGCGTCTCGGTGTCGTCGGCCGCCTTCACCGCACTCATCGCCGATCAGCTCCCGACGACGCAACGGGGCGCGGCAGCCGCGGCCGTGGGATCGAGTCAGGCGGTGGGGATCGTCCTGGGGGTGGGTCTCGTGGTGCTCCTCGGCCTCGGCATCCGCGACGGCTACCTTCTGCTCGCCGCGGTGATCGCGGCCGTGGGAACGGCCGCGGCGCTGCTTCTGCCCGACCCGCCGGCGCTCGTCCGCACCCAGCCCGGCAAGAGCGATCGTCGTCTGCTGGCATCGCTGCGCGATCGGGACTTCGCCTGGATGCTGTCAGGCCGCCTCGTGACCAACATCGGCAACGCGCTGGGCACCGCGCTGTTCCTCTTCTTCCTGCTTCACGGCCTGCACCAGGAGACGACGGTGGCGCAGGACAACCTGCTGCTCCTGATCGTGGTCTACACGCTGTTCGTGGTGCTCGCGTCGGTCTTCACCGGCGTGCTGTCCGACCGCACCGGCAACAGACGCACCCTCACCATCCTGGCCACGTTCGTGCAGGCGGCCTCGGGCATCGTGATCGCCCTGGTCCCGACGTTCGAGGCGACGATGTTCGCGGCGGCGCTCATGGGGCTCGGCTACGGCGCGTTCTCCACCGTCGGACTCGCCTTCGCTGCCGATCTGCTTCCCGACGAGAAGGACCACGCCCGCGACCTCGGCATCGTGTACGTCACCGCCGCCCTCGGCCAGCTGATCGGCCCTGTGCTCGGCGCAGGCCTCGTGGCGCTCGTCGGCGGGTTCTGGCTCGTGTTCGTCGTCGCCGCCGTGCTGTCGCTCGTCGGCGGCGGGCTCACCGCTCTCGCGAGGCAGCCTGCGCGGGATCCGCTGCCGCAGCCGTAG
- a CDS encoding alpha/beta fold hydrolase: MSVQIVFVHGIRTSATMWRSQLEFLADQGIPAVAVDLPGHGTRMNEDFTLHEALHTIDVAVRDAATRGPVLLVGHSMGGLLSLAYVGGAETPRVAGLVAASCTSLPRGAGLAAYRAIARAVDRLPDRGMWLTRRFLAATIPIETRGDFAAGGYALDTQDTALRNLATLDLATAVSRIEVPLWFVNGQWDQLRVNEALFRRLAPHAELIVVPRTTHLVTAMRPQIFNIVLRLAVATIESEATAAAADPAQAASRER, from the coding sequence GTGAGCGTCCAGATCGTCTTCGTGCACGGCATCCGCACGTCCGCGACGATGTGGCGCTCGCAACTCGAGTTCCTCGCCGACCAGGGCATCCCTGCCGTCGCTGTCGATCTTCCCGGCCACGGCACGCGGATGAACGAGGACTTCACCCTGCACGAGGCGCTCCACACGATCGACGTCGCGGTGCGCGACGCCGCGACGCGCGGGCCCGTGCTGCTCGTCGGACACTCGATGGGCGGCCTGCTGTCGCTCGCCTATGTCGGAGGCGCCGAGACACCGCGAGTCGCCGGACTGGTGGCCGCGTCCTGCACCTCGCTCCCCCGCGGCGCGGGGCTTGCGGCGTATCGTGCGATCGCCCGGGCCGTCGACCGTCTGCCGGATCGAGGGATGTGGCTCACGAGGCGGTTCCTCGCCGCGACGATCCCGATCGAGACGCGCGGAGACTTCGCCGCGGGAGGCTACGCCCTGGATACGCAGGACACCGCTCTTCGGAACCTCGCCACCCTCGACCTCGCGACCGCCGTCTCTCGCATCGAGGTGCCGCTGTGGTTCGTGAACGGGCAGTGGGATCAGCTGCGGGTCAACGAAGCCCTCTTCCGACGGCTCGCGCCGCACGCCGAGCTGATCGTCGTGCCTCGCACCACCCACCTCGTCACCGCGATGCGTCCGCAGATCTTCAACATCGTCCTGCGACTGGCCGTCGCGACCATCGAGTCCGAAGCTACGGCTGCGGCAGCGGATCCCGCGCAGGCTGCCTCGCGAGAGCGGTGA
- a CDS encoding ABC transporter family substrate-binding protein produces the protein MKRHQKLMGIAALGAAFALVMSGCAPAGNGGGNSGEGEAQTVEGADYNPQPRENLAEGGELRIPISNIAEQLNYFHSDGDARVTQVGTWFRPQILLMDPDGTVKKNDAYLDDYSFGVEDGKTVLHFKVNEKAVWNDGTPIDVTAFKATWEAQNGENEEYQPNATDGWKEIESVEAGENDRDVIVTFKGEFAWPEMVYSQLLHPAVNTPELFNTAFLGDWHPEWGAGPYTVENFDKTGGVVTLVPNEKWWGNAPLLDKVSFIQMEPTAAVNALRNGEVDMAETGSAELLAQVEGLEGVKTYKGQATANAIFTLNSTNPVLADLEVRKAVFEAISIEQVKDIVFNGLNYTEEPAGSLTLFSFQPNYINALEEAGRKDGDTEGANKLLDEAGWVAGADGIREKDGQRLSLVFPNHSDTETARARTLAVQAQLKEVGVEVVIDQRPSADFAEDYTTQNGDIFFLNFTSSDPFGAAWFCQLYCSDSGLNLSGTGTEEIDKMIHDELETISDPVEQTKKAMEMESEIFAKTWGVIPVLNGPEIWTVKEGLANLTPEPYVGLDLFGITPVENVGYEK, from the coding sequence ATGAAACGGCATCAGAAGCTGATGGGCATCGCTGCTCTCGGCGCCGCCTTCGCACTCGTCATGAGCGGGTGTGCACCGGCAGGCAACGGCGGCGGCAACAGCGGCGAAGGCGAAGCTCAGACGGTCGAGGGCGCGGACTACAACCCGCAGCCCCGCGAGAACCTCGCAGAGGGTGGCGAGCTCCGCATCCCGATCTCGAACATCGCCGAGCAGCTGAACTACTTCCACAGCGACGGCGACGCGCGCGTCACGCAGGTCGGCACGTGGTTCCGCCCGCAGATCCTGCTCATGGATCCTGACGGCACCGTCAAGAAGAACGACGCGTACCTCGACGACTACTCCTTCGGTGTCGAGGACGGCAAGACCGTCCTGCACTTCAAGGTCAACGAGAAGGCGGTCTGGAACGACGGCACGCCGATCGACGTCACCGCGTTCAAGGCCACCTGGGAAGCCCAGAACGGCGAGAACGAGGAGTACCAGCCGAACGCGACCGACGGCTGGAAGGAGATCGAGTCCGTCGAGGCCGGCGAGAACGACCGCGACGTCATCGTCACCTTCAAGGGCGAGTTCGCCTGGCCCGAGATGGTCTACTCGCAGCTGCTGCACCCGGCGGTCAACACGCCTGAACTCTTCAACACCGCCTTCCTCGGCGACTGGCACCCGGAGTGGGGCGCTGGCCCCTACACGGTCGAGAACTTCGACAAGACCGGCGGCGTCGTCACCCTCGTCCCGAACGAGAAGTGGTGGGGCAACGCTCCGCTGCTCGACAAGGTCTCCTTCATCCAGATGGAGCCGACCGCGGCGGTCAACGCACTGCGCAACGGCGAGGTCGACATGGCCGAGACCGGCAGCGCCGAGCTGCTCGCACAGGTCGAGGGCCTCGAAGGTGTCAAGACCTACAAGGGCCAGGCCACCGCGAACGCGATCTTCACGCTGAACTCGACCAACCCCGTGCTGGCCGACCTCGAGGTCCGCAAGGCCGTGTTCGAGGCCATCAGCATCGAGCAGGTCAAGGACATCGTCTTCAACGGTCTGAACTACACGGAGGAGCCCGCCGGTTCCCTCACGCTGTTCTCGTTCCAGCCGAACTACATCAACGCGCTGGAAGAGGCCGGCCGCAAGGACGGCGACACCGAGGGCGCCAACAAGCTCCTCGATGAGGCCGGCTGGGTCGCCGGTGCCGACGGCATCCGCGAGAAGGACGGCCAGCGCCTGTCGCTCGTCTTCCCGAACCACTCCGACACCGAGACCGCTCGTGCCCGCACGCTCGCGGTTCAGGCTCAGCTGAAGGAGGTCGGTGTCGAGGTCGTCATCGACCAGCGTCCGTCGGCGGACTTCGCAGAGGACTACACCACGCAGAACGGTGACATCTTCTTCCTCAACTTCACGTCGTCCGACCCGTTCGGTGCTGCCTGGTTCTGCCAGCTGTACTGCTCGGACAGCGGCCTGAACCTCTCGGGCACCGGCACCGAGGAGATCGACAAGATGATCCACGATGAGCTCGAGACGATCTCCGACCCGGTCGAGCAGACCAAGAAGGCCATGGAGATGGAGTCCGAGATCTTCGCGAAGACCTGGGGCGTCATCCCGGTTCTCAACGGCCCGGAGATCTGGACCGTCAAGGAGGGTCTCGCCAACCTCACGCCCGAGCCCTACGTGGGCCTCGACCTCTTCGGCATCACGCCGGTGGAGAACGTGGGATACGAGAAGTAA